CGTTGTCTGAAACCACGTTAATTCAAACACCACATTTTCAACGGAATCCCAAACGGGCACTAAATctctaaaaaaaatcacttttttcaaACAAATCACCAAAAGTTTGAATAATGAAATCATATTCATACCACACTACCAGGTCTAAATTCCAAATCCGGCAGTGCCTCTACTGAATTGGTGGCTTGTGGCTGGCAAGTGGAAGGGTCCCACGAGATTATACACTCCATTATGGGAAAAAGGACAATGAGGTTCGTCGTTTGGTCGCCTTTTAGGTTAGAATATGCCAAAAAGGAACAATTCCTTGTTTTTAGGGTTACCCAACCCAAACGGTTTATCTAATTGTCTTCCtacatatttatattaataCGAGTATATCAGATCTCTCTTAACTTTGTGTATAGTAGTGGCATGAAATTTGTTTATATTAAAGTGTAGGACTCTGTTATTTTCTTTCTGATGAAGTCATCTGCTACTAGTCTACTACTAGCTACACCTATACAAACAGTTAATGTCATTTTCAGATAATATAAGAGCACCGACTTTGCTAACACATGCCCAATAATGCATTAATTTGCAGCATTAtggaattatatatatatatatatatatatgtgtgtgaaaatacaaaatcataaaattaattaatgtctatttcttttttttttatagaattaATGTCTATTTCAATATCTCGCTAGTTGCTAGCTGCAAAATTTGACTAGtgagtgttttttatttttccctcCTAAAGAGAAGTGACAGActattacatattttttttggtacaacaaataaagaaaaagaaaagaggacAAAGAAACTAAGGCCTCAAACGCGCAACGCCTGACGCGTCAACAAGCAACAAAAGACTCATGTCGTCGAGGGGAGCCTCAACACACTTCAACGCTTCATTATGGAGAGCACCATGCTTACATATCTTATATCAAATACTACTATTTTTTAtcgttaaaattaaaatcttaaataATGTTTACAATGTTActaatattaatttaatattaattttttttaattaaagctAGCCTCGAAGCCAttagtaaaaagaaaaatgtaaatATGTCAGGTTTTTGTTTAAACACGTTAACAAAAAAACACACAATCTATCTAAGTCCAAACATAAGGCCCAATCGACAAAAGGCTGCTTATACAGGTCCAGCATCCGTGAAAACTCTAAAATAATATTTGTGGAAATATTACTATTAAGGGTGTTAAATTTGTCACCCCACACATTCAATTTCACACTCCTCTTTAATGTAGTAAATATCTATAATACCCTTCCTGAAATTGTTTTCCGGAATTAATCCACCCCAGCAGTTTTTTTGGTGTGGTTGGGGCTGAAGGGTCTGTGGAATTGGAGCAATTAGTTTGCTGCTATGTTCAATTTCATTGTACCATGAGTCTGTTTAATACCCCTGTTTCACCCTCTGTTTTCTCTACTGGTTTTGTTTCTTTATGTACGGGGGCAGCTGAAGTTTCAAAGCCCAAAAACACATGAAATCAAATTTCTTCCCTTTTTGGtgtgaaaacaaaataaactaTTAAAAAGCTTTTGGGTTGAATCGAAATTTTGAGGATTTAGTCTAAGTTTTGTCATATATATGTATTTGGGGAATGAATTTGATTGTAGATATTTCTTACTCCTAATTGATCATTTTTTCGTGAAAATGTTTCCTTACTTTGTTTGCAATATTTACACAATGATGGTAATTGAGTAGATTTTTACCATTTATCTCATACAAAATCATTGGCTATTTATTTGGTAGTATGAATTATAAAATGAACAATACTACTTTTTTTTGTACAGAAATTTTGTTTGGAACTGGAATCGACaatactatttttttaataaattaagtATGGTAATggtcttttcaaaaaaaagtatgGTAATGGTAATTAATTTGGGGAATCGACaatactatttttttaatttggtaacatgaatgattttaaaattaaacaaacTTATTTAAAACTCAAATTAATCTTTCAAAAGAAAACTTCCCTTTAGAATTACGTAGCATTGATATCTCTTCACAGAGAATACGTATGTCGGAATTTTAATTCCTGATAGGcactccaaaataaaaaacctaaggtttatgtaaaaaaaatctttcatgtatgaatattaaataaaaaatataaaaaacaaaatcttttttcTGTGGAGtaaaatgaatatttttataGTTATTTGATTTTGTACAATCAAGCAAAGGTAGCCGTTTTTTTTACGGATGGCGTGGGGTTCTGTTAATACACTCTCCACACGTAAATGACTCCCGAATTCAAAACTTTTGTTGCAGAGCAGTTTTTTCTATATATCAAAGGTTCCAATTTCCCTTAATAAAATTGGTGGCGGCTCCTCTGATTTCAAAACTTTTTTACGTTGTCTCACTGCGACTCCGACCTTTTCACTCTCTAAAAGAAGGTTCCACCAACACAAACCCTAGTTCCCACGAAAATGGGCCAAGCGGATCTGGACCGCGCCTCACAAGGCTTGAGGACAAGCCTTTGGTCCAAGGGGAGGGTATTGATACATCTAACCATGAATCTCCTGGAATTGGGTCACGACTAAGGCCCAAGAGAGCAATTCAAAGACCCAAGTGACTCAACGAATTTGACGAATATTAGTCTTTAAATTAATTAGAATAATACATATGTATTCATATTTAGTTCAACAACACTTTATTTTACATTGGCACATGAGCCTATTTTACGTGACCATCTCTTGTAAGcatttttatttgataaaattaGAATTTTTCTTACAAATTATGTTCATTTAGATCTTAGCCCCCTTTTGAAATTCCTGCCTCCGCCCCTGATTAGAGGAAGGATTCTACAAGTCTCACACCAGTTAATTTCCCCCCTAAGACTAACAATAACACGTAACCATTGAGTTTGTAATCCGGGTTCTAAAACCCGgtaggtaaaaaaaaattactaccgGATTTAATATCCCTGTATGTTACAGGTTTTATGTCCCGGTCGTGGGTGAGGTGAGAAAtaaaagggtaattttggattTTGAAATTTTGGGTAGAGTGAGAAATTGGATTGGTGGAGTGGCAAATTTAACATCCTACTATTAAATCAGTCTTACATTTTTGTTGCTTAGCATACGACCCACTCAACTAAAGGGCCTTAATGGGCGAGCCCACAAGCCACATAGTAACagaagaaaaaatttaaaagtaaaaattaaatatgaaaaataaaaatatctttAAACTAGTGGATACTAGGGTAATTACctgaaaatataataaacatatATTGGTTATTAAGAGTTAAAATTGCACTTTTGAACTCTTTACATCAACTAATCATAAGAATACTAAAGAATATATGatcaatatataattattaaatatcaaaTTTATAGGGATTAAATATCTTCTTACTTCTTTAGTCTTTTAaagaaatgtaaaaaaaaaattattattcacatGAACACTTGATGTCATGTGGGGTCCAAgttctctgctagggtttgagCGAATTTCCATCTGGGGTTTGGTGCGCCGTTAACTGCCGTATCAGCCTTGGATCTGGTGCTACTGACGTGTCGTGAGGGCCTTCTATTTCTGCTAGAAGCTTTCTGCGGCTTGCACGGAGTACACGACGTTGATCAGATTGTGTTCTTTTCCTGCTGTTGTGTGGGCTGTTGCTATACTTCTTTGAGATGAGTTTTTTCATGGATGAGCCAGATTTTGATCTGGAAGGTGTCGAGAAGGAGGTCCTGAAGGTGGGCTGTTTTGAGTCGTTGCCGGAACTAGACGAGGACGTCTGGTTGCTTGGCGTGGTTCTGGCGAACCACTCGGTTAGCGTTTTTGGCTTCAAAAACGTGATGCGTGAGTTATGGCAAACCAGGAACTGCTTGGAGATCCGTCATGCTGGACAAAAAATTTTCACGTTCAAATTCACGTCACCAAAGGACAGAGATCTGGTGTTGAAATCAGGGCCATGGTGTTTTGAACGCCATTTGTTGGCTTTGAACACTTACGATGGAAAGAGTGACCCAAGGAGCGTGGAGCTATCAATGGTGCCTTTTTGGATCCAGGTTCAAGGGTTACCAGTGGCGGGGCGTACGGAGTCTATTGCTAGATCGATTGGGAATGCTTTTGCTGGATTTATCGACTGGGACAAGTCCGAGGCAAGTAAGTACGGGTCTTTCTTCAGGTTACGTGCATGGGTGCAAGTTGATGTGCCGCTACGCCGAGGCCAAATGATAGAACCAGAGAAGGGAGACCCAATAAAACTCCGATTCAAATTTGAGAAACTCATCAACTTTTGCTACAGGTGTGGCCGTATGGACCATGTCCAGAAGGAGTGTGGCTATGAGATCCAAAAGGGTGGGTTCCCGTTTGGGCCCTGGCTTCGTGCGGAGGGGAACAAGCTTCTGGTCCCTAGGTGGAGGCCTGGTGGTGGGCAGTCCCGTGACTCACGCGGGGAGGGCTGTTCAGGTGAGGGAGAGGTTGAGGGAGGGGGGACGGGTGAGGATGAGAGCGGGGTGGGGGATGGGTCAGGTGagagtggtgatggtggtgatggtggggtCTCGGGGGAGGGGGTGAGGGATGAAGGGAAAAGAAGTGAGGAGGGGGGTGGGTCCTCGGGTGCAGTAACAGAAGAGAACAAGAAGGGAGAAGGGGAGAGGGGGAAGGGGAAAGATAGTGGTAAGCTAGTGATTGGAGGCGGTAGCTCTAGGGGTGGTCATGGGAACAAACATGAGAAAGATGAGTTCAAGTTTACCAGCCCTCATCATCGTGGTCAACGAGGTGGGGGACGACGTGGGGGTACCCGTGGAGGCTACCCACGTATGGCAGGAGGAGACCGAGAAGTGTTGGACAAGGAGAAGGTGATTAGGAAAAGGTCGTGCTCTTCTTCCCCTTCCGGTAGCGGCACCGGGTTTACTCCTCCGCTGAAGAAGGTGGTTTCTGACAATGTTTCTGATAATGGATTGGGATCGGCGGCGGCTGCGGTGCAGCcccgcccacctcaatgaggCTCTTACTTTGGAATTGTCGTGGGCTTGGGAACCCGCAGGCAGTTCTAGCCCTGAAAGGGCTAATCCACTCAAAAGCTCCCGATGTGGTCTTCGCTATGGAGACCAAGATGTACACGTCTGAGGTTCTAAAAAAGAGAGGTATGTGTggtttaaaaaatgtttttccTGTTCAATGTGCAGGTTTTGGCAAGTCTCGAGCAGGAGGTCTGTTTTTGATGTGGAACTCGGAAGTTGAGGTGGTTATTCTCTCAGCTTCTCTGAACCATATTGCTTTCTCAATGGTGCACCCCGATCATGACACCCCAATGCATATGCTTGGGGTCTACGGGTTCCTAGAGGAGGGTAATAAAATCCATACTTGGAGGTTGGTCCAATCCCTTGGTCCAATTGCTCATACTGTCCCATGGCTGTGTTTTGGTGACTTTAATGATGTTTTGTCCCCCACTGATAAGTTGGGTGGTGATCCTCTGGATCTTTTGCATTTGCAAACAGTTTTGACAACTGTTTCAAATTGTGGTTTGCATGATGTTGGCTTTTCAGGTTATAGGTACACTTGGTCGAACAAACGGGTGTCCCAGGTACTGTTGAGGAGAGGCTAGACTATGCTCTAGCAAATGACGCTTGGGACACTTTATGGCCTTCCACGGATGTCACTCACTTGCCTAGGTACCGTTCTGATCATAACCCATTACTTATCTGTTGTGGTTCCAGGAGTATGAGACAGGAATTGCAAAGGGCTCGTATGTTCCGCTTTGAGGAACTTTGGCTCCAAGATAGGGAGTGTAGAGAAGTTGTGACGGAGGCTTGGTGTGAAGGAGCGGAAGCAAGTTTGACGTCAAAATTGAGCTCTCTGGGTTCATCATTGCAAGAATGGGGTCGCGAAAAGTTTGGTGATATACCCAAGAAGATTTCTGACACAAAATCTCTCCTTCAGAAACTGCAACGACAAACACAAACAGAGCTGGTAGTGAGACAAATTAAGGAGGCGGAGAGTGCCTTGGACAAATTACTAGAGCAGCAAGAGATTTGGTGGAGCCAGAGATCCAGAGCTAGTTGGATTAAATTTGGAGATAAAAACACAAAGTTTTTCCAGCAAAAATCAACTCAGCGGAGGAAGAGGAACATGATTGAAAAGATCAAAGATGAGGGAGGCAGAGAATTTATTGATGATCCTGGTATAGGGAGAGTTTTGggtaattattttattaacCTGTTTACTAGTTCTTCTCCAACAAAGGAAAGAATACAAATGCTTTCAAATTGAAAATGTTAGAGAGAGTTAAATTTACCTGCTTATGCTCTAGAAAAATATGGCTGGGGACAAGAAGTGAGGGTCCGACAATGTGTTATTGTCAAGGAAGTGAAGGAACTCTCTACTGAGATCATGGGAATGCTAGAAGATGATAAAAAGCTTCTCACAATCTTCAATGAAAATCCATGAATCTGTCATCTTTATCCTTTAGTTTTCATGATGCTTTTAGATTCTTTAGCACAATTCACAATTTTACTGTGTATGTTTTAGTACTTTGTCAATGTTATACTCTTCATATTATATAATTATCCTAAGAAGTCAACAAAATTTCTAccaaaaaaatgttttctgccTACGTGTTATCAATTTTGACTTAGTCAACAACTACGTGGTGAGTCTAGACAGCTGAGGGGTGTCGATGTAGACTTTTCACattaattttagtccctctaaattttttaaatcaatttctgctttcatattcttctttcttcctttccTCTTCCTTTTCCCTTTCTTATTCTTCCTCCATAATACCACACCATATTTACCGATTAGCACACATCACTTACCCAAGTGACTCAACGTATTTGAGGAATATTAGCCTTTAAATTAATTAGAATAATACAGATGTATTCATATTTAGTTCAACAACACTTTATTTTACATTTGGCATGAGCCTATTTCACGTGGCCATCTGTTGTAAGCATTCTTTATTTGATAAAATTTGAATTCTTCTTATAAATTATGTTCCTTTAGATCTTAGCCCCCTTCTAAAATTTTTGCCTCTGCCCCTTATTAGAGGAAGGATTCTACAAGTCCCACATCAGTTAATTCCCCCCCCTAAGGCTAACAATAACACATAACCATTGAGTTTGTATTCCAGATTCTAAAACTTGGTAGGTAAAAAAAATACTACCTAGTTTAATATCCCGGTATAATACGACTTTTATATCCCGATCGTGGGTGGGGTGAGAAATAAACGGGTAATTTTAGATTTTGGGTAGGGTGAGAAATTGGATGATTGGGGTGGCAAATTTAACACTCTACtattttcacatcaattttagtccctcaatttttttaaaatcattttcaacTTTCatattcttctttcttcctttcctcttcttcttccctttcttATTCTTCCTCCATATGTACTAATTACCGCACATCACTTCGACAACCACCATAACTCGTGCAGGCTTACACCAAACGACTCAATGACAACACAccaaaaactttacttcttcctcttcatcttcttgctcCTCCAATCCACCAGCACACTTACACTTGCCCCATCTTCACCCCATTCCTGAACTCTTTATCTTCCTCGTCTTACCCCTCATTGCACTCACCCCTTAACACCATACCCACACCTTGTCATATTACCTCCATTTTCTCACCTTCTTATACATCAAACCAATATTTATAACGGTCACAAAGATTTGAACACTAATACATTTTTTTGGGTTAATTGCACATTTAGTGCCCCACATATACTCTTTTCGAGATTTTGGTCCCCAATAAAAATCAATTGCATAACGCTACCCGCACAAATACCTCCACTTGCGGAAATGattttccataaaaaaactaGCGGAAAAGCTGACATGGCTtttttgaatttatattttaattgaaaaattatatttttattaaagaacAAACTTTCCCTTGTGACTACCCACATAAAAATCCCAAATTCTCTCCCCCATAACCTTTCCTTACAGTCTCGTTCTCTTATACTTGCACAAGAGACAAACAATACCACCAGAACTTCTTTCCTCTCTCAGATGTAACATGAAGATACAAccccattttctatttttcttcttccttcttacAACATAGCATCACTGCAAGCCACTCCATAGTTGCTTTCTAGAGATATCTCAACATAATAGAGGGTTTGTGTTAAGCAATGTTCACGTTACAAGGGTACCAAGGGTGAGGTTCACGCAGGATGACCATGGATCTTTTGACAAATTGTAACTCTCTCTAGCCATTTGTAACCCTCAATTAACCTAGTCAATAATAACGATAATCAATAATCGAATGACAAATACAAATCGTCGAACCCAAGAGACAATGTACATATCAACACACATATTTATCGGAACGATATTCATGGAAGCTAGGTTGTGtacttgttatttttatttttttgataagccaaaatgaattaatggagagcacaaggggtgctacaACCCattacaataaaataaaaatgaagagaataaaagagagaaatacATTGAGCGATAACCAAAGAGGACCAGCTAAATGAACAGATTAAATCCACCACAGGTACTAGTATTACAACCTTCCATTACCATTTCATACCAAGACAAAAATTCAACAAGCTCTTCATCATAGAAACACTAGACCCCCTACACGTACCTTTTATATGAAATACATGGTATTTTTCAGAGCAGAGTCTACCTTGTAGTATTCATCATAACTGAATAGGAAAAAGCGACTTAATTAACAAGTGAAGATGCGGATCCTGAAGATACTTCTTTAACCATTGCATGATTGCAGTCTCAGTAAATTCTCGCTCTATATTCAGCTATATCCGCATAATAGATGGGGGCTGACAAGTCCACCGTTTTGGCGCATCGTGCAAACGTAAAACACACATTATAAATAAATTGTAGCAACCAGGCATAGATCCACGTCCAGCACCATGGGGTCATATGCCCCCACCATCTTTTTCCCAAAAACTAGTTTCACAAGagtaaagttaaaaaaaagtttcacAAGAGTATAAGATTTGCATAAGACTAATTTATGCCCCCACGTATTGAATTCTACATGTTGTCTAGCATTAATATTCAGTAATTTCAGGCACTGCAAATTGGTCTATTGGATAAtggataattttattttattattgagGAGTGCTAATTACAAATACGTTAAC
This is a stretch of genomic DNA from Lotus japonicus ecotype B-129 chromosome 1, LjGifu_v1.2. It encodes these proteins:
- the LOC130748067 gene encoding uncharacterized protein LOC130748067, which codes for MDEPDFDLEGVEKEVLKVGCFESLPELDEDVWLLGVVLANHSVSVFGFKNVMRELWQTRNCLEIRHAGQKIFTFKFTSPKDRDLVLKSGPWCFERHLLALNTYDGKSDPRSVELSMVPFWIQVQGLPVAGRTESIARSIGNAFAGFIDWDKSEASKYGSFFRLRAWVQVDVPLRRGQMIEPEKGDPIKLRFKFEKLINFCYRCGRMDHVQKECGYEIQKGGFPFGPWLRAEGNKLLVPRWRPGGGQSRDSRGEGCSGEGEVEGGGTGEDESGVGDGSGESGDGGDGGVSGEGVRDEGKRSEEGGGSSGAVTEENKKGEGERGKGKDSGKLVIGGGSSRGGHGNKHEKDEFKFTSPHHRGQRGGGRRGGTRGGYPRMAGGDREVLDKEKVIRKRSCSSSPSGSGTGFTPPLKKVVSDNVSDNGLGSAAAAVQPRPPQ